One genomic segment of Thermodesulfobacteriota bacterium includes these proteins:
- a CDS encoding alpha-E domain-containing protein — MLSRVADSIYWLNRYIERAENYARFVDVNFNLTLDLPPDLPEQWKPLVITTGDYELFEERYGEPTRENVVQFLTFDRGNPSSILSCLYKARENARTVREIISTEMWEQINEFYLKVHDAVSSAGWSMERLMDFLKEVKLGSYLFAGIMDSTISHSEGWHFGRIGRFLERADKTTRILDVKYFFLLPHAVSIGTPLDLLQWLAVLKSASAFEMYRKSYGRISPYHIAQFLILDREFPRAIRYCVIQSEQSLHAVSGTELWTYQNLAEKRLGLLRSELDYSDIHEIFSSGLHEYLDNMQSRLNEVGDSIYETFFNSRPPDKFSAGAQ; from the coding sequence ATGCTAAGCCGGGTGGCCGATTCTATATATTGGCTTAATCGTTACATCGAAAGGGCAGAGAACTACGCTCGATTCGTCGACGTAAATTTCAACCTTACCCTGGATCTGCCCCCGGATTTGCCCGAACAATGGAAACCATTGGTAATAACCACTGGAGATTATGAATTATTCGAGGAGCGTTACGGAGAACCCACCAGGGAAAACGTGGTCCAATTTCTGACCTTCGATAGGGGGAACCCCAGCTCCATACTTTCCTGTCTGTATAAGGCCAGGGAAAATGCCAGGACAGTCCGGGAGATTATATCAACCGAGATGTGGGAGCAGATAAACGAGTTTTATCTTAAGGTCCATGATGCCGTGTCTAGCGCTGGGTGGAGCATGGAAAGGCTCATGGATTTCTTGAAAGAAGTAAAACTGGGCAGTTACCTATTTGCCGGGATAATGGACTCTACCATATCCCATTCCGAGGGGTGGCACTTTGGGCGTATAGGGCGTTTTCTGGAGAGGGCGGACAAGACCACGCGGATTCTCGACGTCAAGTATTTCTTCTTGTTACCGCACGCAGTCAGCATCGGTACGCCTCTTGACCTTCTGCAGTGGCTGGCGGTATTGAAATCGGCCAGCGCCTTCGAAATGTACCGGAAGAGCTACGGCCGGATAAGCCCTTATCATATTGCCCAGTTCCTCATCCTGGACCGGGAATTTCCCCGAGCCATTCGCTATTGTGTTATACAGTCGGAGCAGTCTCTGCATGCTGTTTCCGGGACGGAACTCTGGACTTACCAGAACCTGGCGGAGAAGAGATTGGGGCTTTTACGGTCGGAATTGGATTATAGCGATATACACGAGATATTCTCCTCCGGTTTGCATGAATACTTGGACAATATGCAGTCAAGACTCAACGAAGTCGGCGATTCGATTTATGAGACCTTTTTCAATTCGCGTCCGCCGGACAAATTTTCGGCAGGAGCACAATAA
- a CDS encoding undecaprenyl-diphosphate phosphatase — translation MDLLQSIVLGIVQGITEFLPISSTAHLALVPWFFSWKDPGLAFDMALHIGTLLAVVYYFWRDFLMIAQDFVRALFSKSFRNHPNGKTGLFIIIATIPGALAGLIFEEQAAGILRHPLAIAFSVFFFGIVLYLTDRFSVKEKEVSEMGICDCLIIGVAQALAIIPGVSRSGASIAGALVRNFRRDEAARFSFLLSTPLIFGAILLESRHIEYSTVLSTPFLAGILASATFGFLSIKYLIRYVQTKSYNVFVVYRILLAAFIVLLYLGKSFVEAPIYILK, via the coding sequence TTGGACCTACTACAGTCTATAGTTCTGGGGATTGTTCAGGGGATTACCGAATTTCTTCCCATAAGCAGCACGGCACATCTGGCTTTGGTGCCCTGGTTCTTTTCCTGGAAGGACCCCGGGCTAGCCTTTGACATGGCCCTACACATCGGTACACTCCTGGCCGTTGTCTACTACTTCTGGCGGGATTTTTTGATGATTGCCCAGGATTTTGTTCGAGCTTTATTCTCCAAAAGCTTCCGGAACCATCCAAATGGTAAGACAGGGTTATTTATCATCATTGCCACCATACCCGGGGCGTTAGCCGGGCTGATATTTGAAGAACAGGCTGCGGGAATACTCCGGCATCCGCTGGCCATCGCGTTCTCGGTCTTTTTCTTTGGAATAGTTCTTTACCTCACGGACAGGTTCTCGGTAAAGGAGAAAGAAGTTTCAGAAATGGGTATCTGCGACTGCCTGATAATAGGTGTTGCCCAGGCCCTGGCCATAATTCCGGGCGTGTCCCGTTCCGGGGCTAGCATTGCCGGAGCACTGGTAAGGAATTTCCGGAGAGACGAGGCGGCCAGGTTTTCCTTCCTGCTGAGTACGCCTCTTATATTCGGAGCCATATTACTGGAATCACGACATATAGAATATTCAACCGTATTAAGCACCCCGTTTCTGGCCGGAATCCTGGCATCGGCTACCTTTGGATTCCTGAGCATTAAGTATCTGATAAGATACGTCCAGACAAAGAGCTACAATGTCTTTGTCGTTTATCGCATTTTACTAGCCGCTTTTATCGTGCTGCTCTACCTGGGGAAATCGTTTGTAGAAGCCCCCATCTACATATTGAAGTAG
- a CDS encoding peptidase, with amino-acid sequence MTFCLGMKVKDGLVGVADTRVTTGSECITARKVTTHQHRQHSMFLMTSGLRSARDKALTYFQEVIEESDENFDKLYKAVNAFGEQVRRVLKEDKESLDEGGFRFNLYALVGGQLEHDREHKLYLLYPQGNWVEVGEGSPYCIIGNSGYGKPLLDRVLRYESAVEFALKAGFLAFDATRTSSNDVEYPLDIVIYYRDSFNIVEHRFMKDDLQRVSFWWQERIAGSVKELPDDWVELVFSKLRLPMSENF; translated from the coding sequence TTGACATTTTGCCTAGGAATGAAAGTCAAGGATGGATTGGTTGGAGTTGCGGATACACGGGTTACCACTGGCTCTGAGTGTATCACCGCCAGAAAGGTGACTACTCATCAACATAGACAGCACTCGATGTTCCTTATGACCTCGGGGCTCAGGTCGGCCAGGGATAAGGCGCTAACCTATTTTCAGGAGGTTATCGAGGAAAGCGACGAGAATTTCGATAAGCTCTATAAGGCGGTCAATGCATTCGGGGAGCAGGTTCGCCGCGTTCTCAAAGAGGATAAGGAATCACTAGACGAGGGCGGATTCAGGTTCAACCTGTACGCCCTGGTTGGTGGACAGTTGGAGCATGATAGGGAGCACAAACTCTATCTGCTTTATCCTCAAGGGAATTGGGTTGAAGTAGGGGAGGGCTCGCCCTATTGCATAATAGGAAACTCCGGTTACGGAAAACCCTTATTGGACCGAGTGCTGCGTTATGAATCGGCCGTGGAATTCGCCCTTAAAGCCGGGTTCCTGGCGTTTGATGCCACCAGGACGAGCTCTAACGACGTCGAGTATCCCCTCGATATCGTGATCTATTACCGGGATTCTTTTAATATAGTCGAGCATCGTTTTATGAAGGATGACCTGCAAAGGGTGTCATTCTGGTGGCAGGAACGGATAGCAGGCTCGGTCAAAGAATTACCGGATGACTGGGTAGAACTGGTGTTTTCCAAACTGCGGCTCCCGATGTCTGAGAATTTCTGA
- a CDS encoding gamma-glutamyl-gamma-aminobutyrate hydrolase family protein, with product MRNSSPLIGITTEIKADELKENCYLIETTYARAIAEAGGIPILLPSLCEKSSVLRDAVANIDGLLLPGGRDMDPKYYNEEPHPKLRLMSKERTESEMVILDEALKQNIPVLGICGGMQLINVFFGGSLYQDIPSMISSAIVHEKGALHEILVEDGTLLGEIVKEKNFSTKSYHHQSVKAVGKGLKISARCPDGIIEAIEKEDHFIIGIQWHPEREESGTSKRIFRAFIDRCREK from the coding sequence ATGAGAAACAGCAGCCCGTTAATAGGAATAACCACCGAAATAAAGGCGGATGAGTTAAAAGAAAACTGTTACCTCATAGAAACAACCTACGCCAGAGCTATTGCCGAAGCCGGTGGTATCCCTATCCTTCTTCCATCACTATGTGAAAAAAGCTCCGTCCTTAGGGATGCTGTAGCAAATATCGACGGGCTTCTTCTCCCGGGGGGGAGGGATATGGACCCCAAATACTACAACGAAGAGCCTCACCCGAAATTAAGACTCATGAGTAAAGAAAGAACAGAATCGGAGATGGTTATACTGGACGAGGCTTTAAAGCAAAACATTCCGGTTTTAGGCATATGCGGTGGAATGCAGCTAATAAACGTGTTCTTTGGAGGATCTCTTTATCAAGATATTCCTTCGATGATTTCTAGCGCAATCGTCCATGAAAAAGGGGCCCTACATGAAATCCTCGTCGAAGACGGCACCCTCCTTGGAGAAATCGTCAAAGAGAAAAACTTTTCTACAAAGAGTTATCACCACCAGTCGGTGAAAGCAGTGGGAAAGGGACTTAAAATCTCTGCCCGGTGCCCCGATGGAATCATCGAAGCTATAGAGAAGGAAGATCATTTCATTATCGGCATTCAGTGGCACCCGGAAAGGGAGGAAAGCGGGACCTCAAAGAGAATTTTCAGGGCTTTTATAGATAGATGCAGGGAGAAATAA
- a CDS encoding circularly permuted type 2 ATP-grasp protein, with protein sequence MRFDHYQVEGFYDEMFEEMGALRPWYRSLKGCVEKLGPEELTRRQHTAERTLLAMGITFNVYKEEGTEHIFPFDIIPRIIDASEWNQIERGLQQRIYALNLFIDDVYHRQKIVKDGVIPSELIESCKSFLKPFIGFSPPRGIWCHITGTDLIRNKDGRFYVLEDNLRCPSGVAYVLENREIMKRTFPEVFEELGIRPVYDYPIRLLEMLQHVSNVPNPTIALLTPGIYNSAYFEHSFLAQQMGVELVEGTDLVLNDGYVEMRTTKGPRRVDVIYRRLNEEFLDPLLFRSDSLIGVPGIFEAYRKGRVSLVNALGTGVADDKVIYAYVPAIIKYYLNEDIILPNIPTYVCWDKKERQYVLEHIDELVVKEANEAGGYGMLIGPHSTKSEQEEFKKRIEANPRTYIAQPTISFSRVPTIVDGHFEGRHVDLRPFILYGESIYVMPGGLARVALRKGSLVVNSSQGGGSKDTWVLR encoded by the coding sequence ATGAGATTCGACCATTACCAAGTTGAGGGATTTTACGACGAGATGTTTGAAGAGATGGGTGCGCTCCGTCCATGGTATCGATCGCTCAAGGGGTGCGTCGAAAAATTGGGGCCGGAGGAGTTAACCCGGAGGCAGCATACCGCTGAAAGAACGCTTTTGGCCATGGGCATTACTTTTAACGTCTATAAAGAAGAAGGCACCGAGCATATTTTCCCTTTTGACATAATTCCGCGGATTATCGACGCCTCGGAGTGGAACCAAATTGAAAGAGGGCTTCAACAGAGAATATACGCCCTGAATCTCTTTATAGACGATGTCTATCACCGGCAGAAGATCGTAAAGGATGGTGTAATCCCGTCTGAGCTTATCGAATCCTGCAAGAGCTTCCTTAAACCGTTCATAGGGTTCAGCCCTCCAAGAGGGATTTGGTGTCACATTACCGGCACCGATTTGATCCGCAACAAAGACGGGAGGTTTTACGTGCTGGAGGATAATCTCCGATGCCCTTCGGGGGTTGCCTACGTGCTGGAAAATCGGGAGATAATGAAGCGGACTTTCCCGGAGGTTTTTGAAGAGCTGGGCATCAGGCCGGTATATGATTATCCCATTCGCTTGTTGGAAATGCTTCAGCACGTTTCCAACGTGCCCAATCCTACGATTGCCTTGCTTACGCCGGGCATTTACAACTCGGCCTACTTCGAGCATTCCTTTCTGGCCCAACAAATGGGGGTCGAGCTGGTAGAGGGCACCGATTTGGTGTTAAACGACGGATATGTGGAGATGAGGACTACCAAGGGACCGCGACGGGTTGACGTCATATATCGCCGCCTCAACGAAGAATTTTTGGACCCGCTACTGTTTAGGTCGGATTCTCTAATCGGGGTGCCCGGTATCTTTGAAGCATATAGGAAGGGCCGAGTCTCTTTAGTGAATGCCCTCGGTACCGGCGTAGCCGACGATAAGGTTATTTATGCCTACGTGCCGGCTATTATCAAATACTATTTGAATGAAGATATCATCTTGCCCAATATCCCCACGTATGTTTGCTGGGACAAAAAGGAGAGACAATACGTGCTTGAGCACATCGACGAATTGGTGGTGAAGGAGGCCAACGAGGCCGGGGGTTATGGAATGTTAATCGGGCCGCACTCCACAAAATCCGAGCAGGAGGAGTTCAAAAAGAGAATCGAGGCTAATCCCAGGACGTACATAGCGCAGCCTACTATCAGTTTTTCCAGGGTCCCCACGATAGTGGATGGCCATTTTGAGGGGCGGCACGTTGACCTAAGGCCCTTTATTCTTTACGGCGAGAGCATCTATGTGATGCCGGGAGGACTGGCCAGGGTTGCCTTGAGAAAAGGTTCATTAGTGGTCAACTCTTCGCAGGGAGGGGGAAGTAAGGACACGTGGGTATTGCGTTAG
- the uvrA gene encoding excinuclease ABC subunit UvrA produces METIKIIGAREHNLKNIDLKIPRDSFIVVTGVSGSGKSSLAFDTIFAEGQRRYMESLSAYARQFVEKIDKPDLDSIEGLSPSISVDQKTFQRNPRSTVGTITEIYDFLRLLFARLGKPHCYHCGTEISAQNLDKMVERVLSLGTGKKITIFSPIVQGRKGEYKKELEELRRQGFLRVRIDGKLFDLEDEIHLEKQKKHTIELLVDIIMLGPANSSLPRSENLASRVEDSLKLALKRGKGVVRVESGDGEGITFSEKFACPNCGISYPEVSPRLFSFNSPYGACPECQGLGVKSFFDPELVIETWDKSIQEGAIIPWRNSSYFSRILDSVARHYKFSLKTPLKKLPAKIRNIILYGSGEEKIKFHRDRGRWVDEYWDTFPGVIGVISEWYSETESEEVREAFSKYIRTVSCPSCHGARLKKESLSVLINEKSIHDITKMSVDECTRFFENLDFTGRAAEIGNRILKEINSRLSFLNNVGLSYLTLDRTAPSLSGGEAQRIRLATQVGSKLTGITYVLDEPTIGLHPRDNKRLIHTLKSLRDSGNTIIIVEHDEETIRNADHIIDLGPGAGENGGWVIAQGDILNLMRNEKSLTGKYLSRELSISIPTTRRKPDGYITIKGACENNLKNVDVSFPLRVFTCVTGVSGSGKSTLAIDTLHNALCAKLYDGKDKVGKHSEIIGDDEINKVVNVDQSPIGRTPRSNPATYTGLFTPIRDLFSMLPEAKMRGFKPGRFSFNVQDGRCIECKGEGTVKIEMHFLPDVYVKCEQCLGKRYSSETLEVKYRGKSIADVLDMTVSEALEFFDNVPYIKSKLAVLHDVGLDYIRLGQPATTLSGGEAQRIKLAKELSRRATGRTLYILDEPTIGLHFDDVKKLLEVIHRLVDVGNTVIVIEHNLDVIKCADYVIDLGPEGGEEGGRIVAYGTPEEVSQVEGSYTGIFLKRVLERPSS; encoded by the coding sequence TTGGAAACGATTAAGATTATCGGGGCGAGAGAGCATAATCTAAAGAATATAGACCTAAAGATCCCCAGGGATAGCTTCATCGTCGTAACCGGGGTAAGCGGCTCCGGCAAATCCTCCCTGGCATTCGATACCATCTTTGCCGAGGGACAGAGAAGATACATGGAGTCGCTCTCCGCGTACGCCCGGCAGTTTGTGGAAAAAATAGACAAACCGGACTTGGATTCGATCGAGGGTCTCTCCCCATCCATATCCGTAGACCAAAAGACCTTTCAAAGAAACCCACGCTCGACGGTGGGCACGATAACCGAGATTTATGACTTTCTCCGATTACTCTTTGCCCGACTGGGAAAACCGCACTGCTACCACTGCGGGACGGAAATATCCGCACAGAACCTGGATAAAATGGTAGAAAGGGTGCTCTCGCTAGGCACCGGCAAAAAGATAACCATCTTCTCCCCGATTGTTCAGGGTAGAAAAGGGGAATACAAAAAGGAGCTGGAAGAGCTTCGCCGGCAGGGATTCCTCAGGGTAAGAATCGATGGGAAACTCTTCGACCTTGAGGATGAAATCCACCTAGAAAAACAGAAAAAACACACCATCGAACTCCTGGTCGATATAATAATGCTGGGCCCGGCCAATTCCTCACTTCCTCGCAGCGAAAACCTAGCCAGCCGGGTCGAAGATTCCCTGAAGCTGGCCCTCAAGCGTGGAAAAGGGGTGGTCAGGGTGGAAAGCGGGGATGGAGAAGGTATTACCTTCAGCGAGAAGTTTGCCTGTCCTAACTGTGGTATAAGCTACCCGGAGGTCTCCCCACGGCTGTTTTCTTTCAACAGCCCTTACGGGGCCTGTCCTGAATGTCAGGGATTGGGAGTAAAATCCTTTTTTGATCCGGAACTGGTGATTGAAACCTGGGATAAGTCTATCCAGGAAGGCGCCATAATCCCCTGGAGAAACTCAAGCTACTTCAGCCGAATACTAGATTCGGTGGCCAGGCACTACAAATTTAGCCTGAAAACCCCTCTAAAGAAGCTTCCCGCTAAAATCAGAAACATTATCCTGTACGGCTCGGGCGAGGAAAAAATCAAATTCCACAGGGATAGAGGAAGATGGGTGGATGAATATTGGGATACATTTCCCGGGGTGATCGGGGTTATTTCAGAGTGGTACAGCGAAACGGAGTCAGAAGAGGTCAGAGAGGCCTTTTCTAAGTATATACGCACGGTTAGTTGTCCCTCCTGCCATGGGGCAAGGCTCAAAAAGGAGAGCCTATCCGTGCTGATCAATGAAAAATCTATACACGATATAACGAAAATGTCGGTGGATGAGTGCACCCGGTTTTTCGAGAACCTTGATTTTACCGGCCGAGCAGCAGAAATCGGCAATAGGATACTCAAAGAGATAAACTCTCGTCTCAGCTTCCTTAACAACGTGGGGCTTAGTTACCTAACCCTCGACCGAACCGCGCCCTCGCTCTCCGGCGGCGAGGCTCAACGAATTCGGCTGGCAACTCAGGTCGGTTCTAAGCTCACCGGAATCACCTACGTGCTCGATGAACCGACAATCGGTCTTCATCCACGGGACAACAAGAGACTCATCCACACCCTAAAATCTCTAAGAGATAGCGGAAACACCATCATCATAGTAGAGCACGATGAAGAGACCATAAGGAATGCCGATCATATCATCGACTTGGGGCCGGGAGCGGGCGAAAATGGAGGATGGGTCATTGCCCAGGGAGATATCCTGAATTTAATGAGAAACGAAAAGTCTCTAACCGGCAAGTATCTCTCCCGGGAACTCTCCATATCTATCCCCACAACCAGAAGAAAACCAGATGGATATATAACCATAAAAGGGGCATGCGAAAACAACCTGAAAAATGTAGACGTCTCGTTTCCACTCCGGGTATTCACCTGTGTCACCGGGGTCTCCGGCTCCGGAAAAAGCACGCTGGCTATCGACACTCTACACAATGCTCTTTGTGCAAAGCTATATGACGGCAAGGATAAAGTAGGTAAACACTCTGAAATCATCGGAGATGATGAAATCAACAAGGTAGTGAATGTCGACCAATCCCCCATAGGCCGTACGCCCAGGTCAAACCCTGCTACCTACACCGGGCTCTTCACCCCTATAAGAGACCTCTTCTCCATGCTGCCCGAGGCGAAGATGCGCGGGTTTAAACCGGGAAGGTTTAGCTTTAATGTCCAGGATGGTAGGTGCATTGAATGCAAGGGCGAGGGAACGGTAAAAATAGAGATGCATTTCCTTCCGGATGTATATGTGAAGTGTGAGCAGTGCCTGGGAAAAAGGTACAGCTCCGAGACATTAGAGGTTAAGTACAGGGGAAAAAGCATAGCCGATGTTCTGGATATGACCGTGAGCGAGGCGCTTGAATTCTTTGACAATGTCCCTTACATAAAATCCAAGCTAGCAGTTCTTCATGACGTTGGGCTCGATTATATCAGACTGGGACAGCCTGCTACCACCCTCTCCGGTGGCGAAGCTCAGAGGATAAAACTGGCCAAAGAGCTATCACGCCGGGCTACCGGCAGGACGCTCTACATCCTGGATGAGCCTACCATCGGCCTTCATTTTGACGATGTAAAAAAACTACTGGAGGTAATTCACAGACTCGTCGATGTGGGGAACACGGTAATAGTAATCGAGCATAATCTCGATGTCATAAAATGTGCGGATTACGTAATTGACCTGGGACCGGAGGGAGGAGAAGAAGGTGGCCGTATAGTAGCATACGGGACGCCGGAAGAGGTATCGCAGGTTGAAGGATCGTATACCGGTATATTCTTGAAAAGGGTTCTGGAAAGACCATCTTCTTAA
- the tyrS gene encoding tyrosine--tRNA ligase: MTFPSPEEQIEIIRRGTEEIISEEELLAKFKKSAEMGEPLRIKAGFDPTAPDLHLGHCLLLRKLRDFQDLGHTVVFLIGDFTAMIGDPSGRTETRPPLTEDEVVENAKTYERQVFKILRKDRTEVVFNSSWLKKMSAEELLRLASLENVARMLERDDFHKRYKSGIPITIKEFLYPLIQAYDSANIRADVELGGTDQKFNILLGRDVQRYFGQEPQVAIFLPILEGIDGVRKMSKSLGNYIAVEDTPEDIFGKVMSVSDELMWRYFELLSSRSPEEIKKMKSEWHPMDAKKTLAYEITSWFHGEDSAANARKDFEIKFSEREFPEDAREILLDKKNGSTILDLVVNSSERVKSRGEAKRLIEQGGVTVDGEKITDPKAVVPHRKLLRVKIGKREFVKVRQN; this comes from the coding sequence ATGACCTTTCCCAGTCCGGAAGAACAAATCGAGATAATTAGAAGGGGAACGGAAGAGATAATCTCCGAAGAGGAGCTTTTAGCCAAGTTTAAAAAATCGGCGGAAATGGGAGAACCGCTTAGGATTAAAGCCGGGTTTGACCCTACTGCGCCCGACCTACACCTGGGACATTGCCTACTGCTTAGGAAACTACGTGATTTTCAGGACCTGGGGCACACCGTGGTCTTTCTAATCGGGGATTTCACCGCCATGATAGGCGACCCTTCAGGAAGGACTGAAACCAGGCCTCCCTTAACCGAGGACGAGGTGGTGGAAAACGCAAAGACATACGAAAGACAGGTCTTCAAAATCCTGAGAAAGGATAGAACCGAGGTTGTCTTCAATTCCTCCTGGCTAAAGAAAATGAGCGCGGAAGAATTGCTCAGGCTGGCCTCTCTGGAGAACGTGGCCAGGATGCTCGAACGGGACGATTTTCACAAGCGCTATAAATCTGGCATCCCTATTACCATTAAAGAGTTTCTGTACCCACTTATCCAAGCCTACGATTCCGCAAACATCAGGGCGGACGTGGAGTTAGGGGGCACCGACCAGAAATTTAACATTCTTCTAGGCCGGGATGTTCAGAGATATTTTGGTCAGGAGCCCCAAGTAGCGATTTTTCTCCCCATCCTGGAGGGTATCGACGGCGTGAGGAAGATGTCGAAATCGCTTGGGAATTATATAGCGGTTGAGGACACGCCCGAGGATATATTTGGAAAGGTTATGTCCGTATCCGATGAGCTCATGTGGAGATACTTTGAGCTTTTAAGTTCCCGTTCCCCGGAAGAAATCAAGAAGATGAAGTCGGAGTGGCATCCTATGGATGCCAAGAAAACCCTGGCATATGAAATTACCTCCTGGTTTCACGGAGAGGATAGCGCCGCCAATGCCCGAAAGGATTTTGAAATCAAGTTCTCCGAAAGAGAGTTTCCGGAGGATGCCCGGGAGATTTTACTGGATAAAAAAAACGGCTCAACCATCCTGGATTTGGTGGTGAATTCGTCGGAGAGGGTCAAAAGCCGGGGGGAAGCGAAGAGGCTGATAGAGCAGGGTGGGGTGACCGTTGACGGAGAAAAGATCACCGACCCAAAGGCCGTAGTTCCGCATAGAAAACTACTCAGGGTGAAAATAGGCAAGAGAGAGTTTGTCAAAGTCAGGCAGAATTAG
- a CDS encoding transglutaminase family protein: MKFEIKHYTHYRYDQPVLFEPHSLRFRPREDPFQRILDFDISINPRPAGISEYIDMDGNTVYQAWFNGASRELTINTTALVETNNRNPFDYLVYPKEALRLPLEYPKELELLLKPYKMLIANSPELLAFVDELAKKVNRQTVPFLTHLAGEISLQFQKEYRDQGGPNLPEKTFAEKKGACRDLAVLFMTACRMLGLAARFVSGYYFDVLDYQRHYLHSWVEVYVPGGGWRGFDPSSGLAVADRHITVSSSAIPRLCAPVTGIFLGNGNSNLNTDIRISPL, translated from the coding sequence ATGAAATTTGAGATTAAACACTACACCCATTATAGATATGACCAACCGGTGCTATTCGAACCGCATTCTCTCCGGTTTCGGCCGAGAGAGGACCCCTTTCAAAGAATTCTCGATTTTGATATATCGATAAATCCGCGGCCTGCCGGCATTTCAGAATACATCGACATGGATGGAAACACGGTTTATCAGGCATGGTTTAACGGAGCCTCAAGAGAATTGACCATAAACACTACGGCGTTGGTCGAAACCAATAACAGGAATCCGTTTGATTATTTAGTTTATCCGAAGGAGGCGCTTAGACTGCCTTTGGAGTACCCAAAAGAGCTTGAGCTTTTGCTTAAACCCTATAAAATGCTGATTGCTAATTCCCCAGAACTGTTAGCTTTTGTCGATGAGCTGGCTAAAAAGGTGAACCGCCAAACCGTTCCCTTTTTGACTCACTTAGCCGGTGAAATTAGCCTGCAATTTCAGAAAGAATATCGCGACCAGGGTGGGCCTAACCTTCCTGAAAAGACATTTGCCGAGAAAAAAGGGGCGTGCCGGGATTTAGCAGTGTTGTTCATGACCGCATGCCGAATGCTCGGGTTGGCGGCGCGTTTTGTGAGCGGTTATTATTTTGATGTGCTGGATTATCAGAGGCACTATTTACATTCCTGGGTCGAGGTCTATGTTCCCGGCGGAGGCTGGAGGGGCTTTGACCCAAGCAGCGGGCTAGCCGTTGCCGACCGGCACATTACTGTGTCTTCATCGGCGATTCCCCGCTTATGCGCTCCGGTGACAGGCATATTCTTAGGTAATGGCAATTCCAACTTAAACACGGACATAAGGATTTCTCCTCTCTAA